A window of Desulfuromonas soudanensis genomic DNA:
AATGGGGGCAGGTAGCGGGAAGGTAGCAGAAGCCGCCGTTTCTGGCAAGCCTCCCTTCCGGGTGTCGCCCTTGACGGGCCCCGCGCTGTCGCCGATACTTGAATGCAGCAAAAAAAAACGAGGTCGGCGGCGACCGGTGAATCCGGAAGCGCCGGAGAAGGAGGGGAAATGGACTGGAGCAAAGAACTCGAGGGCCTCAGCGGATGGCAGGCCGCCGGAGTCTCCCTGGTCATTCTGGCCGTTGCGGTGGCGATCGGTCTCCTGGCCTGCCTTCTGTTGTTCAAGATTCTCTTTCGCCTTGCCGGCCGTCAGGAGAGTTCCCTTCACCAGTCCCTGGTGCGGCGCTGGCGCTCCCCGGCCAGATTGCTCCTGCCGTCGCTGGCTCTGCTGCTGATCCTTCCTGTTTTGCGATTTCCGGTGGAATTGACCGGTCTCCTGCGTCACCTCCTGAGCCTGGTTCTGATCGGCGGCGTCTGCTGGCTTCTGGGCGCCACCACCTTCGGCCTGCGGGAGGTGATGCTCGATCGTTACGATCTTAAGGAGCGGGACAACCTCAAGGCCCGGACCGTCCATACCCAGGTCGATGTGCTGGTCAAAATCGTCATGGTCGTCCTCTTCTTCCTCGCCGGGGCGACGATGCTGATGACCTTCGACAAGGTCCGCCAGGTCGGGGTCAGCCTCCTTGCGTCGGCGGGTATTTTCGGAATCATCGCCGGATTTGCCGCCCAGCGCAGCCTTGCGACCCTGATCGCCGGTATTCAGATCGCCATCACCCAGCCGATTCGACTCGATGACGTGGTGATCGTCGAGGGGGAGTGGGGGCGCATCGAGGAGATCACCCTGACCTACGTGGTGGTGCGCATCTGGGACCGGCGGCGCCTGATTGTGCCGATTTCCTGGTTCCTGGAAAAACCTTTTCAGAACTGGACCCGGGTTTCGGCGGACATCCTCGGAACGGTCCTTTTCCACGTCGACTACAGCGTTCCGGTGGCCGAGGTGCGCGCCGAGCTGGAACGGATCGTCGCCGGGGAAAAAGCCTGGGACGGCAAGGTCGTGGGGTTGCAGGTCACCGACGCCACGGACAAGACCCTCGAGCTGCGCGCTCTGGTGAGCGCTGCAGACTCCGGGTCCGCCTGGGATTTGCGCTGTGCCGTGCGCGAGAAGCTCATTGATTTTATCAGTCGCACCTACCCTGAGTCCCTGCCGCGGCTGCGCGCCGAGGTCGCTTCAACCCCCGAATAAATCGTGGCGGACTTGAATGAAGAAGAGACGGCCGTTCCGAAAAGGGCGGCCGTCTCTTTGCTTGCACCCTTCATGCAGAGATGTTCAGAGGGGAGGGGCCCTTTGGATTTTGTTTTCCGCCAGAAAGGAGCGGGCCCACCGGTGGACGTCGTTGCGGCGGATTTGCGCCCGCAGGCGATGCATCCGTCGCCTCCGCTCTTCGGGCTCCATGGTGAAGGCCCGGTAGATGGCATCGGCGGTCTCTTCAATGTCGTAAGGGTTGACCAGCAGGGCCTCCTTGCCGAGCTGATCGGCGGCGCCGGCGAATTCGCTCAGGATCAGAACCCCGTCGTGGTCCACCGAACAGGCGCAGTATTCCTTGGCGACCAGGTTCATGCCGTCGCGCAGCGGGGTGATCAGGGCCATTTCCGAGGTTCGGTAGTAGGCCAGGAGCTGAACCCTGTCCAGGCTGCGGAACTGATAGTGGATCGGGGTCCACCCCGGTTCGGCAAAGTGGCCGTTGATCCGCCCGGCCAGGCCGTCGAGTTCCTCCTTGAGGGTCTGATACTCGGGGACCAGGGTCCGGCTGGGAACGACCACCTGGAGGAGCGAGAGATTCTTGTGCAGGGCCGGGTACTTTTGCAGGGCGCGCTCGAAGGCCAGAAAGCGCTCGGGAATCCCCTTGGTGTAGTCCAGGCGGTCGATTCCCAGTATCAGCTGGTGATCCTGGAATTTTTCGTGCAGGTACCAGGCCGCATCGGCCACCTCGGTCGATCGTGCGTCGGCATCGAACTGATCGAAGTCGATGCTGATGGGAAAATGCCCCGTTTTGATCACGCGGTTCTTCCATTTGATCAGCGTGTAATGACGCTGCCGGCTGAGAACTTCGGCCCCGGGAAGAAAGGCGAGAACGCCGTTGGTGAAATTGCGGCGGTCGCGAAGGGTCTGAAAACCGATGAGGTCGTATTCGAGCAGGGCCCGCAACAGCTCGATCTTCCAGGGGAGGCGCCGCAGGAGGTCCGGGGAGGGGAAGGGGATGTGGAGAAAATAGGCCAGGGATTGACGGACCCCCATCTGCCGCAGATGGGCGCCGACCAAGGCGAGCTGGTAGTCCTGGACCCAGATCAAATCATCTTCTGTGGCGACCTGGAGGATCCCCTCGGCGAACCGGCGGTTGACCTCGTCGTAGGCCAGCCAGTTCTCCTGACTGAAGTGACAGTGCCCCAAGAGGTCGTGAAAGAGGGGCCAGAGGGTTTCGTTGGAAAAGCCGAGGTAGTATTTTTCGACTTCCGTCTCGGTCAGGGGGACAGGATGGAGGCGATAGTTGTGCTCCTGGCTGAAGCGTGCAAAAAGTTCGTCGAGGGGTGCCTCCTCGCCGCATCCCGGCCAGCCGATCCACAGCCCGTTTCGTGATTTCAGGATCGGAGCGAGGGCCGTGACCAGGCCGCCGGATCCGGGTGCGATCTCCCAAGCCTCCTCCTGTTGACCGACGACGATCGGCAGCCGGTTGGAGACCACAACCAGTCGTTTCTGTTTTTCCATCCGCTTCCTTTCCGGCGGTTGCCCGGCTCGTCCCGAGGTGGAGGGAGGGAGAAGCCGTTCCTGCAATTTAAAAAAACCAGATAACAGTTTAGCACAATCGAAAAACCCTGGACGGTTTTGGGCGCCCAGGTGTTGGAAAATTGTTGTAAAAATGATAACATAGAACCCAATTAATTCTGTTTTTTTGTTCCGTTCCGCCTTGCCCCTTCTCGGCCAGGCGCCCCCCGATCTGAACGGACGAATTACTCGGGATACCGGCCCCCTTCCGGCGAGGAACCTCCATGATCAGACATCAGACCTTGAATCCGCCCCCCCATATCTATCCCGTGGATGAATGGAAAATTATCGAGCGAAGCTTTTACCCGCGTTTTCTCGCCCAGACCGAAACGCTCTTTGCCATCGGCAACGGTTACCTCGGCATGCGCGGGAATTTCGAAGAGGGGAGTCCGGAGGTTCATACCGGGACGTTTATCAACGGCTTTCACGAAACCTGGCCGATCATCTACGGCGAGCTCGCCTTCGGTTTTGCCAAAACCGGTCAAACGATGCTCAACCTCCCCGACGGCAAGCGGATCAACCTCTATGTCGACGATGAGCTCTTCAGCCTCCCCTCGGCCAAGCTCCTCCTTTTTGAGCGCACCCTCGACATGCGATCCGGCACGCTCGATCGCGAAATCCTCTGGGAAACCCCCTCAGGCAAGCAGGTGCTTATCGAGTCGCGGCGCCTGGTTTCCCTCGAATACCGGCATCTGGCGGCGATCTCCTATCAGGTGACGGTGCTCAATGCCGCGGCGACCGTTGTCATCGCCTCGCAGCTCCGGGGGAACCAGGTCAACCAGATCAGTCAGGGGGACCCTCGCCAGGCGCCGGGATTTCGAAACCGGGTGTTGCAGCCGGAGGTCCATTACCTCAAGGATCAGCGCGCCCTGCTCGGGTACCGGACAAAAGAAAGCGGCATGACCCTCGGCTGCGGAATCGAACATGCGGTAGAGTCCTCCTGCCCCTATACGGTGGAGCTGAACTGCAGCGAGGATTGCGGCGAAGCGGTCTTTCTGGTCGACGCCCTGGCGAAGAAACCGTTCCAGATCGTCAAATATCTCTCCTACCACAGCTCGGCAGACGCCCATCCCCAAGAATTATGCACCCGGGCGGAAAGGATTCTGGGGCGTGCCCTCGAGCAGGGGTTCGACGAACTCCTCTCCAGCCAGGCCCGCTACCTCGATGACTTCTGGTCCCATAGCGATGTGCAGATCACCGAGGTGCCGGTCGATTCGCCCCGCCCGCCGGGTGAAACCCAGCAGGCCCTGCGCTGGAATCTCTTCCAGATCCTGCAGGCCAGCAGCCGGGCCGAAGATACGGGAATCCCCGCCAAGGGATTGAGCGGGCAGACCTACCAGGGGCACTATTTCTGGGACACGGAAATCTACCTCCTGCCTTTTTTGAGTTATACGGCTCCCCGGGTCGCCCGCAACCTCCTCCTCTTCCGCTACAGCATGCTCGCCCAGGCCCGATTGCGCGCCCGGGAAGTCAACCAGAAGGGGGCTCTTTTCCCCTGGCGAACCATCAACGGCAACGAGGCCTCGGCCTACTATGCGGCAGGGACGGCCCAGTACCACATCAACGCCGACATTATTTTCGCCCTGAAAAAATACGTCGAAGTGACCGGAGACAACTCCCTCCTCTATAACGAGGGGGCCGAGATGCTTGTGGAGACGGCGCGGCTGTGGGCGGATCTCGGTTTTTATTCGGAGCGCAAGGGGGGCAAGTTCTGCATCCACGGCGTCACCGGCCCCGACGAATACAATACGGTCGTCAACAACAACACCTATACCAATCTCATGGCGCGAATGAATCTGAATTACGCCGCCAAAACCATCGCCACCCTGCGGGACACCTATCCCGACCTCTTCGAGACGCTTGTTTACCGGACCGCCCTCGACCCGGATGAAATAGGGGAATGGCAGGCGGCGGCGGAGAGCATGTACATCCCCTTTGATGAAAAGCTCGGAATCTATCCCCAGGACGACAATTTTCTCGACCGCGAGGTCTGGGACCTGAAACGGACGCCGCAGGACAAGTTTCCCCTCTTCCTTTACTATCACCCTCTCGTCATCTACCGCCATCAGGTCATCAAGCAGGCGGATATCGTCCTGGCCATGTTTCTCCTCGGCAACGAGTTTTCCGCCGAGCAGAAGGGAGACAATTTTCGATATTACGACCCCTTGACTACCGGCGATTCTTCTCTGTCCGCCTGCATCCAGAGCATTGTCGCCGCCGAGATCGGCGACAGGGAGAAGTCGGAGAAATACGCCCGCTATGCGGTCCTCATGGATCTGGCCGACATCGGCGGCAATGTCAAGGACGGCTGCCACATCGCTTCCATGGGGGGGACCTGGATGGTCGCCGTTTACGGCTTCGGGGGGATGCGGGACTACGACGGGGCCCTGAGTTTCAACCCCAGGCTCCCGGATACGGTCCGTTCGCTACGGTTCGCCCTGCAGGTGCAGGGACGCAATCTCGAGGTGGAACTCACCGCGGTGAAGGCCACCTACCTCCTTAAAAAAGGGATGGAGCTGGCCATATCCCACCAGGGAGAGCTCATCGCCCTCCTCCCGGGAATCCCCGCCGTGATGGCGATCCGGTAGGCCTCCTTGCTTCGAAGCCCTTGTTCCTTCGTGAAGGAATTGGGGGGAACTCCATAAAAAAGGGGAGGCCGCGAAATTTCGCGGCCTCCCCTTTTTTGTACGTCCGGTGGAGCGTTCGAACTGCTAGCGCTGTTCCATGAGGATCCGCACCATGCGCCGCAGCGGTTCGGCGGCGCCCCAGAGAAGCTGGTCGCCGACGGTAAAGGCCGCCAGGTACTCGGGACCCATCTTCATCTTGCGCAACCGGCCGACGGGAACGCGCAGGGTTCCGGAGACGGCGGTCGGGGTCAGCCGGGAGAGGGTCTCGGGCTTGGTGTTGGGGACGACATCGACCCACTGGTTGGCCTTGGCGATGATCTGGCTGATCTCGGAGAGCGGCAGGTCCTTTTTCAGCTTGATGGTCAGCGCCTGGCTGTGGCAGCGCATGGCGCCGATGCGCACGCAGAGGCCGTCGATGGGGATGGGGGTCGTGGTGCCGAGGATCTTGTTGGTTTCGGCAAAACCCTTCCACTCCTCGCGGGACTGTCCGTCTTCCACCTCGCGGTCGATATAGGGGAGGAGGCTGCCGGCCAGGGGAAAGCCGAACTGTTCCGTCGGGAAGTCGGGGGAATTGAGGGTGGCGGTGACCTTGCGGTCGATGTCGAGGATCGCCGAGGCCGGGTCGTCGAGGAGGGTCCCCACCGACTGGTGCAGGGTTCCCATCTGCTCGATGAGTTCCCGCATGTTCTGGGCGCCGGCGCCGGAGGAGGCCTGGTAGGTCATGGTCGAGACCCATTCGACCAAGCCGGCGTTGAAGAGGCCGCCGATGGCCATCAGCATCAGGGAGACGGTGCAGTTGCCGCCGATGTAGTCCTTGATGCCGCTCTTGAGGCCGGCGTCGATGACGGAGCGGTTGGTCGGATCGAGGATGATGACGGCATTTTTTTCCATGCGCAGGCTCGAGGCCGCATCGATCCAGTACCCCTGCCAGCCTTTCTGCCGCAGCTTGGGGTGGATCTCCTTGGTGTAATCACCCCCCTGGCAGGAGACGATGGCGTCGAGCTTGGAGAGGACATCGATGTCGGAGGCATCTTCAAGGACGCCGTTGTAGCCGCCGATCTCGGGACCGGGACGGCCGACCTGCGAGGTGGAAAAGAAAACCGGCTCTATTCCGGCGAAATCATTTTCTTCCAGCATCCGCTGCATCAGGACGGATCCGACCATGCCGCGCCAGCCGATAAAACCGACTCTCATTTTTGTCTCCTTGCTGAATATGGGGTTGGCTGCTTGTTTTCAAACAAAAAATGACCGGGGAAACCCGGGCCACACATTGTAATCACACCCAAGGTTGCAATGCAAGGGGTGCCGGCAAGGATTCTCCTCCGCAAAAAGAAAATATGCTCTCCTTCTCAGGCAGAAAAACAAAGGGAGGGACAGGAAAGGCCCCCGGGGGAATTTGTCGTCGACTTTCTTGCCATGCAATCAATATCGTTTATATTTTCAGGGTCGAGTTTTTCATCACCCCAGCCCAAGACAAAGGATTCGCCATGAAACCAGTTGTCACCGTCCTGTTCTGTCTCCTCCTTCTGGCCTGCGTTCCGGCGCCGCGGCCATCGGCTCTCGAGAAAGGGGTCGGAGACCGGGCGCCGATCTTCTCTGCCGCCAGCAGCCTCGATACCCTGGTCAGTTATGACCGGGATTACTACGGGAAACACCATCTGGTGCTGACCTTTTTCCCGGCGGCCTACACCCCCGTCTGAACGGGGGAAATGGAGGGTCATCAGAGGAACCTCGAACTCTATGACCGCTTCAACGCCCGCGTCGCGGGCGTCAGCCGCAACGACATCACCACCCTGAAATACTGGTCCCGGGACCTCGGCCTGACCTTTCCCATCCTCTCCAATGTGGCCGGCCACCTCGGCATCTGGTTCGGTGCCCAGCCCCCGGGCTATCCGATGTTCAGCCGCATGACGGTCATTATCGACAAGCAGGGGGTGATCCGCTACATGCACCGGGGGTCCCCCGATTACCACGCCATCCTGGCCCAGCTCAAGGTGCTCCATGCCGAAGAGGGGGTGACGCCATGACCCGCATCCTTTGCGCCTCTCTGCTCCTCCTCTTTTTGGGGGGCTGCGCCGCTCCTCCCCCCGTCGACCGCCTGGCTTCCCTGCGACAGGGGGACGGCACCCTGGTCTGGCAGGGGGAATACGCCTTCGTTTCGCCGGGCGGGGACTGGCAGCTGATCACCCTCGACGAGGACGATTACAGCCTCGCCTTCTCCAAGAGCTGCGACGCCTTCTTCCCCTGTCAGTCGACCCTTGCCTATGCCGAGGAGCCCTTTGGCTATTCCAGGGATCTCGAACGGCGCCAGGAGGAGTTCTTCAAACGCTACCTCTGGGCCAGCCGGGTGGTCTTTGCGGCGCCGCATCTGGAAAAGTCCACTTTCAACGGCTCTCCAGCGCTTGTCGCCACCATCGAGGGGGTTGAGCCGGTCAAGGGGCAGAAGGTCTGGAGCAAGGTCCTCTTCGGCCTCCGCGGCGAGCGGGTCGTCGCCTTCCACTACAACCAGTGGCGCCCCGCCTCCGTCCCCTTCGACCTCGCCGAGGTCGCCGATTTCGACCGTTTCGTCGGCTCCTTCCGTTTTCTCAAACCTTCCTTTTTCGAATTGCTCTGAAATAAAACAAATCCTGGCGAGGGATAAAGGGCGGCCGTTTGGCCGTCCTTTGTTTTTTGGTTCATTGAACCGGGCAAGGCTTTCAACGCTGAGACGCAGAGAAGGGAGAAGGGAGAAGGGAGAAGGCAGAGTGCAGAATACAGAACACAGAAAACAGAAGGGAGAGAAGAAAACCAGTCAATCGGCGGGGAGTAACGATTTGCGGCGGTGTTTGCGGACTACACGCACCAGGCGCAGGGTCAGGAGGAGGGCGGCGACGCTGAGGCCGGCGATGAGGCCGATCCAGAAACCCCGGGCTCCCATCGGCGGGCCGAGGGCGGAGGTGAGGCCGAGGGTGGCTCCGAGGGGGAGGCCGATGACCCAGTAGGCGAAGATGAGCAGCAGCATCGGGGTGCGGGTGTCCTTGTAGCCGCGCAGGGCCCCGGAGGCGCTCACCTGGACGGCGTCGGAGACCTGGAAGAGGGCGCCGAGAACCAGGAGCGAAGCCGCCATGGAGGCGACCCCGGCGTGGGGGGTGTAGAGGGCGGCGATGGGTCCCCGGAGGAGGTAGGTGGAGGCGGCGGAGAAGAGGGCGAAGGCGACGGTCAGGGCGATGCCGATCCCTCCGGCGCGGCGGGCCAGAAGGAGATCGCCGCGGCCGAGGGCCCAGCCGACCCTCACCGAGATGGCGGTGGCGATGCTCATCGGCACCATGAAAATCAGGGAGGCAAAGCTCAGGGCGATCTGGTGGGCGGCGACGATATCCGCTCCCAGGGAGCCGATGAGGAGGGCGATCACGGCAAAGATGCTCGCCTCGACGAAGAGAGAGCAGCCGATGGGGAGCCCCAGGCGCAGGATCTTCCCCCATTCGCCGAGGTCGGGACGGGGCCAGCCTGCGAAGAGCTTCGCCGGACGGTAGACGGCGCCGCGGCGTACGGCGACGGCCATCCCCAGCCCCATCACCCACATGGTCAGGGCGGTCGCCCAGCCGCAGCCGGCTCCTCCCAGGGCCGGGAGTCCGAGTTTGCCGTAGATCAGCAGATAGTTGGCGACAATGTTGAAGCAAAGGCCGATCAGGCCGATGACCATGCTCGGCTTGGAGCAGGAGAGCCCTTCGCTGAAGTGGCGCAGGACGAAAAAGCCGGCGACGGCCGGCATCCCCCAGGAGACCCCCCGCAGGTAGGCGAGGGTCAGGGGGACGGCGCGCGGGTCGACCTCCATGAGGGTCAAAACCGGCTCGGCGTGGCGCAGGGCGAGGGCGATGGCCAGGCTGATCAGCACTCCGAGGAATAGGGCCTGGCGCACGTGGCCGCCGATCTCCTCCTGACGGCCGGCTCCGTGCAGCTGGGCGACGGTGGGGGTCACCGCCATGAGGATGCCGAGGAGGAAGAGGAAGGCCGGGAACCAGATGCTCGACCCCAGGGCCACCGCCGCCAGGTCGACGGAGCTGACCCGGCCGGCCATCACCGTGTCGACAAACCCCATGGCCGACTGGGCGACCTGGGCGGCGATCAGCGGTCCGGCCAGGGTCAGTAGGGCGCCGAGTTCGGCGACGATGCGCTGGCGTCTGGCGGGGGCGGCGCTCGGCATGAAACGGGGAATTCCTTGCAAGGGGGGAGGGGGAAAATCCGGTCGGTCGGGCAAAATACTAACGACAACTTCACTGGATTTTAACAGAGTTGCCGCCCAATGGGGTATCTCAAAAACGGAGGTATTCCATGGAAATGCGTGACGGACTGCGGGATTTTCCCGTGCAGTTTTTCGAACAGTCGATGAAGGGACTGCTCAGCCTCCTGCTGCTGGCGATTCTGGGGGTTTGCGGCGTCGGAGTGGTGCGGACCTTCATCGATCTCTGGCACTGTTTCGGCGACATCCTTGCCGAGGGGAGCCTGCACCACGGCTTCAAGGCGATCCTCCTCGACGTGCTGATGGTGCTGGCCGTGGTGGAGATCTACCGCACGGCGATGACCTATCTGTCCGAAGGGCGGGTCAAGGT
This region includes:
- a CDS encoding mechanosensitive ion channel family protein; translated protein: MDWSKELEGLSGWQAAGVSLVILAVAVAIGLLACLLLFKILFRLAGRQESSLHQSLVRRWRSPARLLLPSLALLLILPVLRFPVELTGLLRHLLSLVLIGGVCWLLGATTFGLREVMLDRYDLKERDNLKARTVHTQVDVLVKIVMVVLFFLAGATMLMTFDKVRQVGVSLLASAGIFGIIAGFAAQRSLATLIAGIQIAITQPIRLDDVVIVEGEWGRIEEITLTYVVVRIWDRRRLIVPISWFLEKPFQNWTRVSADILGTVLFHVDYSVPVAEVRAELERIVAGEKAWDGKVVGLQVTDATDKTLELRALVSAADSGSAWDLRCAVREKLIDFISRTYPESLPRLRAEVASTPE
- a CDS encoding phosphate-starvation-inducible PsiE family protein; translation: MEMRDGLRDFPVQFFEQSMKGLLSLLLLAILGVCGVGVVRTFIDLWHCFGDILAEGSLHHGFKAILLDVLMVLAVVEIYRTAMTYLSEGRVKVTYIIDTVLVAVLTEVMAFWYREVDASRMLLLLALVLTLMAVRIMAIRFSPKRRELCEGL
- a CDS encoding alpha,alpha-trehalose-phosphate synthase (UDP-forming), producing MEKQKRLVVVSNRLPIVVGQQEEAWEIAPGSGGLVTALAPILKSRNGLWIGWPGCGEEAPLDELFARFSQEHNYRLHPVPLTETEVEKYYLGFSNETLWPLFHDLLGHCHFSQENWLAYDEVNRRFAEGILQVATEDDLIWVQDYQLALVGAHLRQMGVRQSLAYFLHIPFPSPDLLRRLPWKIELLRALLEYDLIGFQTLRDRRNFTNGVLAFLPGAEVLSRQRHYTLIKWKNRVIKTGHFPISIDFDQFDADARSTEVADAAWYLHEKFQDHQLILGIDRLDYTKGIPERFLAFERALQKYPALHKNLSLLQVVVPSRTLVPEYQTLKEELDGLAGRINGHFAEPGWTPIHYQFRSLDRVQLLAYYRTSEMALITPLRDGMNLVAKEYCACSVDHDGVLILSEFAGAADQLGKEALLVNPYDIEETADAIYRAFTMEPEERRRRMHRLRAQIRRNDVHRWARSFLAENKIQRAPPL
- a CDS encoding glycoside hydrolase family 65 protein codes for the protein MIRHQTLNPPPHIYPVDEWKIIERSFYPRFLAQTETLFAIGNGYLGMRGNFEEGSPEVHTGTFINGFHETWPIIYGELAFGFAKTGQTMLNLPDGKRINLYVDDELFSLPSAKLLLFERTLDMRSGTLDREILWETPSGKQVLIESRRLVSLEYRHLAAISYQVTVLNAAATVVIASQLRGNQVNQISQGDPRQAPGFRNRVLQPEVHYLKDQRALLGYRTKESGMTLGCGIEHAVESSCPYTVELNCSEDCGEAVFLVDALAKKPFQIVKYLSYHSSADAHPQELCTRAERILGRALEQGFDELLSSQARYLDDFWSHSDVQITEVPVDSPRPPGETQQALRWNLFQILQASSRAEDTGIPAKGLSGQTYQGHYFWDTEIYLLPFLSYTAPRVARNLLLFRYSMLAQARLRAREVNQKGALFPWRTINGNEASAYYAAGTAQYHINADIIFALKKYVEVTGDNSLLYNEGAEMLVETARLWADLGFYSERKGGKFCIHGVTGPDEYNTVVNNNTYTNLMARMNLNYAAKTIATLRDTYPDLFETLVYRTALDPDEIGEWQAAAESMYIPFDEKLGIYPQDDNFLDREVWDLKRTPQDKFPLFLYYHPLVIYRHQVIKQADIVLAMFLLGNEFSAEQKGDNFRYYDPLTTGDSSLSACIQSIVAAEIGDREKSEKYARYAVLMDLADIGGNVKDGCHIASMGGTWMVAVYGFGGMRDYDGALSFNPRLPDTVRSLRFALQVQGRNLEVELTAVKATYLLKKGMELAISHQGELIALLPGIPAVMAIR
- a CDS encoding redoxin domain-containing protein, translating into MEGHQRNLELYDRFNARVAGVSRNDITTLKYWSRDLGLTFPILSNVAGHLGIWFGAQPPGYPMFSRMTVIIDKQGVIRYMHRGSPDYHAILAQLKVLHAEEGVTP
- the asd gene encoding aspartate-semialdehyde dehydrogenase, producing MRVGFIGWRGMVGSVLMQRMLEENDFAGIEPVFFSTSQVGRPGPEIGGYNGVLEDASDIDVLSKLDAIVSCQGGDYTKEIHPKLRQKGWQGYWIDAASSLRMEKNAVIILDPTNRSVIDAGLKSGIKDYIGGNCTVSLMLMAIGGLFNAGLVEWVSTMTYQASSGAGAQNMRELIEQMGTLHQSVGTLLDDPASAILDIDRKVTATLNSPDFPTEQFGFPLAGSLLPYIDREVEDGQSREEWKGFAETNKILGTTTPIPIDGLCVRIGAMRCHSQALTIKLKKDLPLSEISQIIAKANQWVDVVPNTKPETLSRLTPTAVSGTLRVPVGRLRKMKMGPEYLAAFTVGDQLLWGAAEPLRRMVRILMEQR
- a CDS encoding MATE family efflux transporter, which encodes MPSAAPARRQRIVAELGALLTLAGPLIAAQVAQSAMGFVDTVMAGRVSSVDLAAVALGSSIWFPAFLFLLGILMAVTPTVAQLHGAGRQEEIGGHVRQALFLGVLISLAIALALRHAEPVLTLMEVDPRAVPLTLAYLRGVSWGMPAVAGFFVLRHFSEGLSCSKPSMVIGLIGLCFNIVANYLLIYGKLGLPALGGAGCGWATALTMWVMGLGMAVAVRRGAVYRPAKLFAGWPRPDLGEWGKILRLGLPIGCSLFVEASIFAVIALLIGSLGADIVAAHQIALSFASLIFMVPMSIATAISVRVGWALGRGDLLLARRAGGIGIALTVAFALFSAASTYLLRGPIAALYTPHAGVASMAASLLVLGALFQVSDAVQVSASGALRGYKDTRTPMLLLIFAYWVIGLPLGATLGLTSALGPPMGARGFWIGLIAGLSVAALLLTLRLVRVVRKHRRKSLLPAD